The Malus domestica chromosome 10, GDT2T_hap1 genome contains a region encoding:
- the LOC139188572 gene encoding uncharacterized protein, whose amino-acid sequence MSNKEVVKVSENVSAILQRKLRTKCKDPGSFTIPCVIGTNRFEHVMLDSGASINVMPYSIYASNAYPKGVLEDVLVQVNHLIFPADFYILNMEDLAHSTSLPIILGRPFMKTAHTKIDVFKGTLTMEFDGEEYLEELNDDTLETTIMKGIELRNQDIGALHPHGQIVETIAVPFNEEVAEVVAALESLPRHYGKVLLPISSSVSTKLLPSVIQAPSLELKLLPDHLKVCVFGR is encoded by the exons atgtcgaacaaagaggtggttaaggtaagtgaaaatgtttcAGCCATCTTGCAACGTAAACTGCGCACTAAATGCAAAGACCCTGGTAGTTTTACgattccttgtgtaattgggaCTAATCGATTTGAACATGTAATGCTCGACtcaggtgcatctataaatgtcatgccttattctatttatgcatctaatGCTTATCCAAAAGGAGtattggaggatgttttagtgcaggtgaacCATTTGATCTTCCCGGCTGATTTTTACATTCTTAACATGGAAGATTTAGCCCATTCCACATCTTTGCCGATtatccttggaaggccattcatgaagacagcCCACACAAAGATAGATGTGTTCAAGGGCACtttgacgatggaatttgatggggaa GAGTATCTTGAGGAATTGAACGATGATACCCTTGAAACAACCATTATGAAGGGCATAGAACTCAGAAACCAAGACATTGGAGCCTTGCACCCCCACGGCCAGATTGTGGAAACCATTGCCGTGCCCTTTAATGAAGAAGTTGCAGaggttgtggctgcccttgagtcactaccaCGACACTATGGTAAGGTTCTGCTCCCAATTTCAAGTTCAGTTTCTACTAAGTTGTTACCTTCTGTTATTCAGGCACCTTCTCTTGAACTTAAGCTGTTGCCGGACCATTTAAAAgtatgtgtttttgggagatGA